Part of the Candidatus Sulfotelmatobacter sp. genome is shown below.
GCCGCAGTCGATCGAGATCGATCGACTGTTCGATCCCCTGCCGGATGTGGCGGGTCGACTGCCCATGCCATACCACATCGGCAACATAAGTTGACGCGTGATTGAACGTGGCCACGCGAATGCGCGGATCGTGCGCGGCGGCGATGAAGGCATAGCACGAACCCAGGCTCGTGCCCACGATCCCAAGCTGGCTGTAGCCGTGGTCTTCGAGCCAGTCGAGGCAGCTGCGAATATCGGTCACGCCCTGGCGCACCGCGTCGAGCGTGCGGCCGATATTGGCGGAGACGGCATAATCGGCGCGGCTGATTTCGGCGGGCATGCGAATGTCGTGATAGGGCATGGTCAACCGCAGCACGGCGATGCCCAGCATATTCATCACGTGACACAGACTGTTGTATGCGACCGCGTCGGCATTCCAGTGCGGCAGCAGGACAATCGCGCGGCGTCCCCGCGCCGGGAACCATCGTGCATTGACCAGATTGTTCTCGGGATACGGAGTTTTGACCGGCGAGGTGAATCGCAGGAATTCTCCGAACGTTCCTTTGACCTTGGCTTCCAGTTTTGGATCGGGGACTTCGCGCGTAGAAAAAACCTGAACCTGGCGCTTTTCCAGACGGAAGTCAGTGGGCGGGGTGTAGGAATAAAATTCGTCGCTGGCCGCCACAATGCGGCGGTTGTAATCCAGGATGTACTTCTCAGGATCATCCAGCGCCAACCTCGGCGGCTGTCCCGGACGATATCCGTTGCGGCAAGGCCAGTCCCGCGTCCACTCCACGCCCCACTCTAGCGGACGCACCACGCGGTTGTTGTCCACCGACGTGAGGCGGTGCTCCCAGTCATACATCCACTGTGCGTAACGCGAGGGCATGGTTAACTTTCTAGTGTAGCAAGCGGGAAAGCCATATCTTAGGCGGCTCATTCAATGGTCGCAATCAGCAGTTGGCGCTTGGCATTTGGCCGCTGAGTGGAAGACGGGTCGGGCGTCGGGCTTCGGGCGACAGGCCTCAGCCGTACGAAATCGCCGATCTGGCAGAAGAGTGAAGACGAAGGTCTGAAGTCTGACGCCGGTTCTTCTTAGCTGGCGTATCTTCTCGGTACCCGCTTCGAAATATTGCAGAGGATTTCGTAGGGAGTGCTGTTTGCCAGCTCAGCGTGCTCCAGTGCGTCAATGCTGAGGCCCTCGGCCGAGCCGAGCAGGATTACCTCGTCTCCCACCGCAATGCCCGGGATGCCGGTCACATCCACCAGCGTCAGGTCCATCGAGATGCGTCCTACGATCGGCGCGTAGTGTTCGCGAACAATCACGCGGCCGCGATTCGAAAGCTGGCGGTTGTATCCGTCGGCGTAGCCGACTGGCAGCACGGCAACGCGTGCCGGCGCCTTGGTCACATAAGTTGCGCCGTAGCCCAGCGGCTGATTCGCGCCGAAATCGCGCAGCGACAGGATGCGCGTCTTCCAGGTCAGGACCGGTTTCACCGGCAGACGCAACGTGCCCCCGCTCACTTCGCGTCCCGCGCGCTGAAAGGGCAGGAAATAACCGTAAAGCGCGACTCCGGGGCGCACCATGTTGTGCATATTCGGATATGACCAGGTTTCGCGGCGCGAAATTACCGCGGCCGTATTCGCCATGTGGACGAAGGCCGGCTCCAGCCCAGCGTCGTGCAGCATGCTCCGCGCCGCGTCGAAGCTGCGTTCCTGTTCGGCGACCGAGGGTGCGTCCATGATTTCGGAAGATGCCAGATGAGTAGACAGCCCTTCGAGCACCAGATGCTTTGCTGCTTTCAGTGCAGTTAGCACAGCGGGAAGTTGCTCGACCGCGACGCCGAGACGTCCCATGCCAGTATCGACTTTCAAGTGGAGCGGATGCTGCGCTACGCCCAGCGCGGCGGCTGCGTTGTCCAAAGACTCGATATGCCAGGGCTCCCACACCGTAGGAGTGAGATGCAAACGAATAATTTCGCTCTCTTCGCCACGCCAGAAGCCGGTCATTAAAAGAATGTTGGCGCGAACTCCCGCCTCGCGCAGGGGAATGGCCTCGTCGAGCGAAGTCACGCCCAGCCAGCGCGCGCCTTCGGATTCGAGCGCGCGGGAACACTCGACCGCTCCATGGCCGTAAGCGTCAGCTTTCACGACCGCGCATATCGTCACGTTCGCTCCCACGTGCTGCTGCACCGTGCGGAAGTTTTGCCGCAACGTGTTCAGCGAAACTTCCGCCCAGGTTGGGCGCGTCGCCACGCGGCTCAGGGTTTCTGCTGTGGTCGCCACTTTCGCGATTATAGCGGCAGCAGACTCGGAGCTGAGGTTACGCTGGGGCTACTCCCCGGAGCGCTCTGCGCGCGCTATTTGTAACGCATCATGCCCCTCGCCCTCTCTCGCCGTGTGGCGGCGAGGACGCCGCCACAACCGCCCTGATCACTGTCGAAGGGACAGCCGCCCGGGATGGCAGCGCTACGCTCTTGACTGCCTAATTTCCTCCGAGGAAAAAATTAACCGTGACTTGCGTCTCCACTTCGATGGCCTGGTTATTCAGGATGTACGGGCGGTAGCGCCATTGGCTGACGGCGTCGATTGCCGCTGGCACCAGCATCGGATGGCCCGATACCACCCGCAGGTTCTCGATCGTTCCCCGCCTTGCCGATGACTGCCGCGAGAATCACCGATCCCTGGATGCGCGCGCTTTTCGCCAGCGGAGGATAGATTGGCTGCACGCGGCGAATCAGGCTGCCCTCCATCATGCTCGAAGTGCGGAAGGTGGGAACAACTCCTGTTGGCCGCACTGGGGCTACAACGTTGTTTCCGCCGAAATTTGGAATTGCGGGACCATTTCCCGCTCCTGGCGAAAGTCCGGGCCCGACCCCGACTCCGGGAGGCTCTGGCGAAGGTTCATCGTCTCCCCGTCCGATGACGATGGGCATCTGGGCTGGCGGCATCAATGGGTGCCAGAGGGCGGGTTGTGTCGTACTGCCAACATGTGGCCGCGGCGACGGCGACGGGTGCGGTGCTCCCGGAGATCCCATACTCACCGGAGTCGATACAACTCTGGCTACTGCCGGCAGTCCCACCGTCCTCCAAAGCGGCAGCAAGAGCAGGCAAACAATGGCCAGCACCTGTACTCCGAACGAAATTAGCGTGGTCCATTTGCGGTGAGTGCGCTGCGACCAGGATGTTTCCAGCATGCTATCGGCAAACATTTTTTCTTCAAATGCGTTCTCCTCGAATGCAGCTTCTTCAACCATAGTGTCCTCCAGCTCTGAACTCTGTTTGCTGTTATGGACACCGTGCATGCACGCGCCGGCGACTGCGCCACAAGTAAAAAGGCCGCGTTTTTACGCGGCCTTCTGGAACTTTATGGACACCGTATGTGTCGTTTTTCGCTTCTTGCTTAGACGAATTCTTACTTGGACGGCTCCGCGGGCTTGGGCGCCGCAGGTTTTGCAGCGCCGGTTCCAGTGCTGGCGCCAGCGCCGGACTTCGGAACCGCCGGCTTCGCAGCGCCGCCGGTCGGTGCCGCCACGCCCGACTGTGTGTTGTAGAGGTCCACCACCTGCCGGGTGATATCTACGCCCTCGCCGGCAAGCAGGACCGGGCCTTGTGGCCATTGTTTGGACGTATCGATGATCATGCCAAAGCCATTGTCCTGTGCATATTTCACAACCACGGGAGCGACCTTTTGCAGGATGCGCCCGAACAACTCCTGCTGTTGGTTGCCGAAGTCTTCCTGAGCATCCTGTACGGCACGATCGAAGAGCTTCTGTTTACTCTCAATCTGCTTTTTCAGATTGGCCTCTGCATCCTGGTTCAGCTTGCCTTCCTGCGTAGTCAGCTGCTTCTTCAGAGCGTCGAGCTCGTCGTTCTGGCCCTTCAACTCGGCTTGCTTGGGTTCGAATTTTTTTTGCAGGGTTTCCAGGTCGCGCCGTCCCTCGTTGCTCCCGAAGACCGCCCCTTCCACGTTGATGGCTCCGACCTTGGTGCCGACGATGGCCGGGGGAGTGGCTGGCCCAGAAGTAGCCGGACTGACTGGCGCGGCAGCCGGAGATGACGGGGTGGCGGCGCCGGTTTGGGCCAGGGCGGAAAATGTGAAGGTAACCGCAGCGGCCAGAAGAATTCGCACAAGGATGCTTTTCATTGGATCGGTTGAACTCCTTGGAACATGGTTCCGGGAAAGATTTTTTTCGAAATCGCGCTCAGATCGCTTCTTCAGTCAACGCTGGGCCGCATTGCTGGGCCGCTTTACGAGCTCTCCGCTGCCTTAGCGGGCGCCTTCAGAAATGGCGCTCTGGACTGCCAGCATCGCACGCCCAACCTGCGCGACATGTCGTACGCCCTCACGGCTCACTCCATGGCGTGGATCTTGAACATTATAGAGACCACGCTCCCGGCCCGTCAAACCTGACCTCAGACTTGCGTCCGAGATTCTTTGCGTCCTTTGCGGCATTTCTTCGCGTGCTTTCGCGGTTATGAATTTTTCCTGGCTACCGGCAAAATTCAACAACTTTACCGCAAACAACGCTAAAACATTCCGCAAAGACGCGAAGAACCTAGAACGTGGTCGCCACCGTAAACCGGAACGTCTTGCGCGGTTCGCGCAACAGGAAACTCGGAGCGTACGTATTCACCGCCAGATGATACGTATAGTCGCCGGCCGCGCCCGCCGGGAACATGCCACGCGTAATCGGAATCGGCGGATTCGCATTATCGTCCAGACGAAGAGGATTGTAGGCCCAGTAGATGCGGAACGGCGCGTTCACTACGGGCAGGAACATTTGCAATTCCAGTCCCGTCGACATACGGGGTTTCCAATTCGTCTGGCTCAAGACTTGCAGGTTTTGTGCTGGCTTCGGATTCAGAATGTTTCCACCCGTGCAGTTGAAGCCGGTATCGAGCGTCGGGCATCCGAACGGCGTACCAATCACCAGGTCGTACTGCGCGGTTGCGATTTGCAATTGCGAGGGCCGTACGATCGCGTCGATGCCCGTATCGACGAACGGAGCGATTGCAACCGGGCCGGCAATCGTAATGCGGTATTCCAGGTTCGACCACATACTAAGATCGCCGCCCGGGAACACGATTTGGTCGACCGGAATCGGTATGGTCCAATTGCCCTGGCGCGGGTTGGCGGGATTCTTGGGAACCGGAGTGCCATCCGGATTCGTAAGAGTAATGACGTTCGAACTTGGCAGAAATGCGACGGGCGAGATCGACCGGATATCGAACCCGCGGAGGTCGTTTTCGCCGCCCATAAACGAGCGCTGGAACGGTGGCGCTACGAGTCCACCGTAGCCGCTGATATACGAACCGTTCGCGGTGAAACCAATCGTATTCCGCCGGTTCTGAACCGGAATGAATTGCTTGTATTGCACGATGGGTTGAACCGATCGCACGGTGCCGCCCAATCCTGCGATTTGCGCCCCCAATGTCATCTGGCGTCCGCTGTGGGGAGAAATTCCGCTGTCCAGGTGATTGAACGAGAAATTGGGAAAAATCTTGCTCGTGATAATTCCATTTACCGCATTCGGTCCCGAAATGCCGCGGAAG
Proteins encoded:
- a CDS encoding alpha/beta hydrolase family protein; the encoded protein is MPSRYAQWMYDWEHRLTSVDNNRVVRPLEWGVEWTRDWPCRNGYRPGQPPRLALDDPEKYILDYNRRIVAASDEFYSYTPPTDFRLEKRQVQVFSTREVPDPKLEAKVKGTFGEFLRFTSPVKTPYPENNLVNARWFPARGRRAIVLLPHWNADAVAYNSLCHVMNMLGIAVLRLTMPYHDIRMPAEISRADYAVSANIGRTLDAVRQGVTDIRSCLDWLEDHGYSQLGIVGTSLGSCYAFIAAAHDPRIRVATFNHASTYVADVVWHGQSTRHIRQGIEQSIDLDRLRQAWLAVSPMSYFKQFARWPRKSLIVYAKYDLTFLPELSRQTVEAFEQHGLDHKVAVLPCGHYTTGETPYKYMDGWHMLSFLRTAFCSS
- the alr gene encoding alanine racemase; the protein is MATTAETLSRVATRPTWAEVSLNTLRQNFRTVQQHVGANVTICAVVKADAYGHGAVECSRALESEGARWLGVTSLDEAIPLREAGVRANILLMTGFWRGEESEIIRLHLTPTVWEPWHIESLDNAAAALGVAQHPLHLKVDTGMGRLGVAVEQLPAVLTALKAAKHLVLEGLSTHLASSEIMDAPSVAEQERSFDAARSMLHDAGLEPAFVHMANTAAVISRRETWSYPNMHNMVRPGVALYGYFLPFQRAGREVSGGTLRLPVKPVLTWKTRILSLRDFGANQPLGYGATYVTKAPARVAVLPVGYADGYNRQLSNRGRVIVREHYAPIVGRISMDLTLVDVTGIPGIAVGDEVILLGSAEGLSIDALEHAELANSTPYEILCNISKRVPRRYAS
- a CDS encoding OmpH family outer membrane protein — its product is MKSILVRILLAAAVTFTFSALAQTGAATPSSPAAAPVSPATSGPATPPAIVGTKVGAINVEGAVFGSNEGRRDLETLQKKFEPKQAELKGQNDELDALKKQLTTQEGKLNQDAEANLKKQIESKQKLFDRAVQDAQEDFGNQQQELFGRILQKVAPVVVKYAQDNGFGMIIDTSKQWPQGPVLLAGEGVDITRQVVDLYNTQSGVAAPTGGAAKPAVPKSGAGASTGTGAAKPAAPKPAEPSK